A genomic stretch from Arachis stenosperma cultivar V10309 chromosome 3, arast.V10309.gnm1.PFL2, whole genome shotgun sequence includes:
- the LOC130966539 gene encoding uncharacterized protein LOC130966539, whose protein sequence is MRYDGTKDPQEHLTAFEARMNLEGLGDAVRCRAFPVTLAGPAIRWFNALPQGSITAFVNIFQSFLARFTTSIAKAKNPINLLGVTQKPREPTRKFLDRFNDECLEINGLTDSVASLCLTNGLLNDNFRKHLTTKPFWSMQEIQRVAKEYINDEEVSQVVVANKWQLSNPLGRQAPQVDRYKEAPRDGTLDK, encoded by the coding sequence atgaggtacgatgGGACTAAGGATCCCCAGGAGCACCTCACAGCCTTTGAAGCAAGAATGAACTTGGAAGGGCTGGGTGATGCGGTCAGATGCCGAGCGTTCCCTGTGACGCTAGCCGGCCCAGCGATTCGATGGTTCAACGCCCTCCCACAAGGGTCCATCACAGCTTTTGTGAACATCTTCCAAAGCTTCCTGGCTCGGTTCACGACAAGCATAGCCAAGGCCAAGAACCCAATCAACTTGCTAGGGGTTACCCAAAAGCCCAGAGAGCCGACCAGAAAGTTCCTAGACAGATTCAACGATGAGTGCCTAGAGATTAACGGCCTTACGGACTCAGTCGCTAGTCTTTGCTTAACGAACGGCCTGCTAAACGATAACTTTAGAAAGCACCTTACTACCAAGCCTTTCTGGTCCATGCAAGAGATTCAAAGGGTGGCCAAGGAATACATCAATGATGAGGAAGTGAGTCAGGTTGTAGTAGCCAACAAATGGCAGCTCTCAAACCCCCTAGGTCGGCAGGCCCCCCAGGTCGACAGGTACAAAGAAGCTCCCAGGGACGGCACCCTAGATAAGTAG